From a region of the Nitrospira sp. genome:
- a CDS encoding 2-isopropylmalate synthase translates to MTRMIRIFDTTLRDGEQSPGASMNVEEKLMIAKQLARLGVDIIEAGFAYSSPGDFEAVRRIALEVEGPVVCSLARARPEDITRASEALKGAPKVRIHTFLSTSDIHLKHQFRMTREEAKKRAVEMVQLARTYVDDVEFSPMDASRSDPAYLCEVIEAVIAAGAGTINIPDTVGYAVPQEFGGLIKRIKDTVSNSGQAVISVHCHNDLGMAVANSLAAVVAGAGQVECTINGIGERAGNTSLEEIVMGLRTRKDWYGADTKVVTEEIAKTSRLVSKITGMVIQPNKAIVGANAFAHTSGIHQDGLLKDKNTYEIMRPESVGLEQVKLVMGKLSGRHAFRQRLEELGYKLSEEEVNHAFERFKRLADQKREIYEEDLEVIISEEVAKMSERVVLKSFHVESGTNKTPRATVELEIDGKLVSHSGTGDGPVDAVYRTIAAMTQTKSTLLMFGVNAITGGTDAQGEVSVRLEEDGRTVSGHGADTDIITAAARAYLNALNKLAYFAAKQAEGVQKVSLI, encoded by the coding sequence ATGACGCGGATGATCAGAATATTCGATACGACGTTACGGGACGGCGAGCAATCGCCGGGGGCGAGCATGAACGTCGAAGAGAAGCTTATGATCGCCAAGCAGCTGGCGCGCCTCGGCGTGGATATCATCGAGGCTGGGTTTGCGTATAGTTCGCCGGGAGACTTCGAGGCGGTGCGGCGGATCGCCTTGGAGGTCGAGGGGCCGGTGGTCTGCAGCCTTGCGCGGGCTCGTCCGGAAGACATTACACGAGCCTCGGAAGCCTTGAAAGGAGCGCCCAAGGTCCGTATCCATACCTTTCTCTCCACGTCGGATATCCATTTGAAGCATCAGTTCCGCATGACGCGTGAGGAGGCAAAAAAGCGGGCGGTGGAAATGGTGCAATTGGCGCGCACCTACGTGGATGACGTCGAGTTTTCTCCCATGGACGCCAGCCGGTCTGATCCAGCCTATCTCTGTGAAGTGATCGAGGCGGTGATTGCGGCGGGTGCCGGAACGATCAATATTCCCGATACGGTGGGGTATGCCGTGCCGCAAGAGTTCGGCGGCCTCATCAAGCGAATTAAAGACACAGTATCGAACAGCGGCCAGGCGGTCATCTCTGTTCATTGTCATAACGATTTGGGCATGGCGGTGGCGAATAGCCTGGCGGCAGTCGTGGCAGGAGCCGGGCAGGTCGAGTGCACCATCAATGGCATCGGCGAACGAGCCGGCAATACCTCGCTGGAAGAAATTGTGATGGGGCTCCGGACCCGTAAGGATTGGTATGGGGCCGACACCAAGGTCGTGACGGAGGAAATCGCCAAGACCAGCCGGTTAGTGAGCAAGATCACCGGCATGGTCATTCAGCCGAACAAGGCTATCGTCGGAGCCAATGCGTTTGCCCATACCTCGGGCATCCATCAGGACGGATTGCTCAAGGATAAGAACACCTATGAGATCATGCGACCGGAGTCTGTCGGGTTGGAGCAGGTCAAGTTGGTGATGGGCAAACTGTCCGGACGCCATGCGTTCCGTCAACGCTTGGAGGAGTTGGGCTATAAGCTGAGCGAAGAAGAGGTCAACCACGCATTTGAGCGGTTTAAGCGGTTGGCGGACCAGAAGCGGGAGATCTACGAAGAAGACCTCGAGGTCATCATCTCCGAAGAAGTGGCCAAGATGTCCGAGCGCGTAGTCTTGAAGTCGTTTCATGTCGAAAGCGGAACGAATAAGACGCCGAGAGCCACGGTCGAACTGGAGATCGATGGAAAGCTGGTCTCTCACAGCGGCACAGGCGACGGACCGGTGGATGCGGTCTACCGGACGATTGCCGCCATGACCCAGACGAAAAGCACACTGCTGATGTTCGGGGTGAATGCCATCACCGGCGGGACAGATGCGCAAGGGGAAGTCTCGGTGCGTCTCGAAGAAGATGGCCGGACGGTGTCGGGCCATGGCGCCGATACGGACATCATTACCGCAGCGGCGAGAGCCTATCTCAATGCGCTCAACAAGTTGGCCTATTTTGCGGCGAAGCAGGCGGAAGGGGTTCAGAAGGTCAGCTTGATTTGA
- the pssA gene encoding CDP-diacylglycerol--serine O-phosphatidyltransferase produces MKPPFAKGNRKRQAMYLIPNLCTTGNLFCGVFAILSVFNGQHLSAAIAILVGMIFDMLDGKLARLTNSTGQFGIEYDSLSDVVSFGVAPGVLIYSYALSGQGMFGVAVMFAYVAMGAVRLARFNATVSTSDSKYFTGLAIPAAAGVIASLVIFDLHITQLGAEVKPLLILVITFALAFLMVSTIKYRSFKDLKFKKGDHFTYLVWGILALMLIVAWPQAMLFVAFSGYAVSGPLARLWTVVAKGAGKPVTKVDGPVLDSRE; encoded by the coding sequence ATGAAACCTCCATTTGCGAAGGGGAACCGGAAGCGGCAGGCCATGTACCTGATTCCCAATCTTTGTACCACCGGGAACCTCTTTTGTGGCGTGTTTGCGATCCTGTCGGTGTTCAACGGACAGCATCTGTCGGCCGCCATTGCTATCCTGGTGGGCATGATCTTCGACATGCTGGACGGAAAGCTGGCGCGCCTGACGAATAGTACCGGGCAGTTTGGTATTGAGTACGACTCGCTGTCCGATGTGGTGTCGTTTGGTGTGGCGCCCGGTGTGTTGATCTATTCCTACGCGCTGAGCGGACAGGGCATGTTTGGTGTGGCGGTGATGTTCGCCTACGTGGCCATGGGTGCCGTCCGGCTCGCTCGCTTCAACGCCACGGTGAGTACGTCCGACAGCAAATACTTCACGGGCCTGGCCATTCCGGCGGCCGCCGGGGTGATCGCCTCGCTGGTGATTTTCGATTTGCACATCACCCAGCTTGGTGCGGAAGTCAAACCGCTGCTCATTTTGGTGATTACGTTTGCCTTGGCGTTTTTGATGGTCAGCACGATCAAGTATCGCAGCTTCAAGGACCTGAAATTCAAGAAGGGCGATCACTTTACGTATCTGGTGTGGGGCATTTTGGCCTTGATGTTGATTGTCGCCTGGCCTCAGGCTATGCTGTTCGTAGCGTTCAGCGGCTATGCTGTGTCGGGGCCGCTCGCACGCCTGTGGACGGTCGTTGCTAAAGGCGCTGGGAAACCGGTGACGAAAGTCGATGGGCCGGTATTAGATTCGAGAGAGTAG
- a CDS encoding phosphatidylserine decarboxylase family protein: protein MADRAVGIPIVREGLPFVGGLAGVTLICGVAGWTIPTVVAGGFLLFTGWFFRNPSRTIPQQPNVVVSSGDGKVIAIEEEFEPRYLKEKSIRVTVFLNVFDVHVNRMPCAGTVEGVSYQPGQFLVASKPEATLRNEQNAVMLKTESGAKVLCVQVAGLIARRIVCWVGQGDRVQRGERFGLIRFGSRMDTFLPLGSKICVSIGERVKGGQTIMGELR from the coding sequence ATGGCTGATCGCGCCGTCGGGATTCCGATTGTCAGAGAAGGCTTGCCCTTTGTCGGTGGGCTTGCCGGAGTGACCCTGATCTGTGGGGTGGCGGGATGGACGATTCCTACGGTGGTGGCCGGTGGGTTCCTGCTGTTTACCGGGTGGTTCTTTCGGAACCCCAGCCGCACCATCCCGCAGCAACCCAACGTGGTGGTCTCGTCGGGAGACGGCAAGGTCATTGCGATTGAGGAAGAGTTCGAGCCACGGTATCTGAAGGAAAAAAGCATCCGGGTGACGGTGTTTCTGAACGTGTTTGACGTGCATGTGAACCGGATGCCCTGCGCCGGAACCGTAGAAGGGGTGAGTTATCAGCCCGGGCAGTTTCTGGTGGCGAGTAAGCCGGAGGCGACGCTCCGGAATGAACAGAATGCCGTGATGCTGAAGACCGAATCCGGCGCGAAGGTTCTCTGCGTACAAGTCGCCGGGTTGATCGCCCGCCGGATCGTCTGCTGGGTTGGGCAGGGTGATCGCGTGCAGCGTGGGGAACGATTCGGACTGATCCGGTTTGGTTCGCGGATGGACACGTTCCTTCCGCTGGGTTCCAAGATCTGTGTGTCGATAGGCGAGCGGGTCAAAGGGGGCCAAACCATCATGGGGGAACTCCGATGA
- the ilvC gene encoding ketol-acid reductoisomerase yields the protein MKIYYDKDADLQLIRGKKVAVIGYGSQGHAHSLNLKESGASVVVGLREGSSWKKAEASGLKVMPVADAVKASDVIMILAPDEAQAAIYRQDIAPNLKPGSYLAFGHGFNIHFGQIVPPADVNVFMVAPKGPGHLVRSEYTKGSGVPCLLAVHQDPSGNTRQVGLAYASAVGGGRAGIIETNFREETETDLFGEQAVLCGGLTSLIQAGFETLVEAGYSPEMAYFECLHEVKLIVDLIYQGGIANMRYSISTTAKYGDITRGPRVVTDETKQEMKKILGEIQSGQFAKEWVLENQANRPVYNALLKKGEGHPIEEVGARLRSMMPWLKKDQLVDKNKN from the coding sequence ATGAAGATCTATTACGACAAGGACGCCGACTTACAGCTCATCCGCGGAAAGAAAGTGGCCGTGATCGGCTATGGCAGCCAAGGCCATGCGCATTCGCTCAATCTCAAAGAAAGCGGCGCCAGTGTCGTGGTGGGCTTGCGTGAAGGCAGTTCGTGGAAAAAGGCCGAGGCGAGCGGGCTGAAGGTCATGCCGGTGGCTGATGCTGTCAAGGCGTCCGATGTCATCATGATCCTCGCGCCGGATGAAGCGCAGGCGGCGATCTACCGCCAGGATATTGCGCCGAACTTGAAGCCCGGGTCCTATCTGGCATTCGGTCATGGATTCAATATCCACTTCGGGCAGATCGTGCCGCCGGCCGACGTCAATGTCTTCATGGTTGCGCCCAAGGGGCCTGGCCATCTCGTCCGATCCGAGTACACCAAGGGCAGCGGAGTCCCCTGTCTGTTGGCCGTGCATCAGGATCCCAGCGGCAACACTCGCCAAGTCGGCTTGGCCTATGCCAGCGCGGTGGGCGGCGGACGGGCCGGCATCATCGAGACGAATTTCAGAGAAGAGACGGAAACGGATTTATTTGGCGAGCAGGCGGTCTTGTGCGGCGGGTTGACCTCGTTGATCCAGGCTGGGTTCGAGACACTGGTCGAGGCCGGGTACTCGCCGGAAATGGCTTACTTCGAGTGTTTGCACGAAGTGAAGTTGATCGTGGATTTGATTTACCAGGGCGGCATTGCCAACATGCGGTATTCAATCAGCACGACGGCGAAGTACGGCGACATTACCCGTGGCCCGCGCGTGGTGACCGACGAGACCAAGCAGGAAATGAAGAAGATCCTGGGCGAGATTCAGAGCGGCCAGTTTGCCAAGGAATGGGTGCTCGAGAATCAGGCCAACCGGCCGGTCTACAATGCCCTGCTGAAAAAGGGCGAAGGTCATCCGATTGAAGAAGTCGGCGCTCGGCTCCGGTCTATGATGCCGTGGCTGAAGAAAGATCAACTCGTCGATAAGAACAAAAACTAA
- the ilvN gene encoding acetolactate synthase small subunit codes for MEHIISVTVENKFGVLSRVAGLFSGRGFNIESLSVAPTLDPSMSQMTIVTSGDERIVEQIVKQLNKLIDVIKVVDLNESDFVSRETALIKVHTKAEDRAEALRIADIFRANVIDSTPSTYTIEVTGDPKKLEAIINLLQPLGIKELIRTGRVAIAREAIRPAVSQPKKLARE; via the coding sequence ATGGAACACATTATTTCGGTGACCGTAGAAAATAAATTTGGGGTGTTATCCCGCGTGGCCGGTTTGTTCAGCGGTCGTGGGTTCAATATCGAAAGCTTGTCGGTGGCTCCGACTCTCGACCCTTCGATGTCGCAGATGACGATTGTGACGTCAGGGGATGAGCGCATCGTGGAGCAAATCGTCAAGCAGCTCAACAAGCTGATCGATGTGATCAAGGTGGTGGATCTGAACGAGAGCGATTTCGTTTCACGGGAAACGGCGTTGATCAAGGTCCATACGAAGGCAGAGGATCGTGCCGAAGCCCTGCGCATCGCAGATATTTTCCGAGCCAACGTGATCGATTCGACGCCCTCGACGTATACCATCGAGGTCACCGGAGATCCCAAAAAGCTCGAGGCCATCATCAACCTGCTCCAGCCGCTCGGCATCAAGGAGCTGATTCGGACGGGGCGAGTGGCGATTGCGCGTGAGGCGATCCGGCCGGCCGTCAGCCAACCGAAGAAGCTCGCTCGCGAGTAG
- the ilvB gene encoding biosynthetic-type acetolactate synthase large subunit codes for MKLTGSEILIECLKAEGVKTIFALPGGVVLKIFDMLHQQKDIEVVLTRHEQGAGHMAEGYAKATGKAGVCLVTSGPGMTNVITALADAYMDSVPLVCISGQVSTSLIGNDAFQEADNIGLSRPCTKYNFLVKDVNDLATTIKEAFYIATTGRPGPVLVDIPKDVSMAKAEFTYPSSVAIRGYNPTYEGNKWQIKQAAEAIMKAKKPILYVGGGVVFSQAAKELLELAEMTQIPVDMTLMGLGAFPGEHPLSMGMMGMHGTYCANMAVHYSDLVIAVGARFDDRVTGKVSEFCPYAKVVHIDIDPTSIRKNIHVDIPIVGDCNAVLRELNQILRATVNGSQKDLRKPWWDQIREWQQAHPLAYQQESDGAIKPQHVVKRLYELTKDRDPIVATDVGQHQMWTAQYFKLARPNRWLTSGGLGTMGFGLPAAMGAQAAFRDRLVLCVAGDGSIQMNMQEMATAVVSKLPVKVIILNNRFHGMVRQWQDLFYEGRYASSYLETTPDFVKLAEAYGAVGLRASKVGDLDAVLKEAISTEKPVIVDVPTYPFENCYPMIPAGGCNHEMILEDPPELKQRMAGGPSAGSDESKDTILTA; via the coding sequence ATGAAGTTGACAGGGTCTGAAATCCTGATCGAGTGCTTGAAGGCCGAAGGCGTGAAAACGATTTTCGCCTTGCCGGGCGGCGTCGTGTTGAAGATTTTCGACATGCTGCACCAGCAAAAGGACATCGAGGTGGTCTTGACCCGGCACGAACAGGGAGCCGGTCACATGGCGGAAGGGTACGCCAAGGCCACGGGGAAAGCCGGGGTCTGTTTGGTGACATCTGGCCCCGGTATGACCAACGTGATTACCGCCTTGGCCGATGCCTATATGGATTCAGTCCCGCTCGTGTGTATCAGCGGGCAGGTGTCCACGAGCTTGATCGGCAACGACGCATTTCAAGAAGCAGATAACATCGGTTTGAGTCGTCCCTGTACCAAGTACAATTTCTTGGTGAAGGATGTGAACGACCTGGCAACGACGATCAAGGAAGCCTTCTATATTGCGACGACCGGACGACCGGGGCCGGTGCTGGTGGACATCCCGAAAGACGTGTCCATGGCGAAAGCCGAATTCACTTACCCCAGTTCCGTAGCGATCCGCGGCTACAATCCGACGTATGAGGGCAACAAGTGGCAGATCAAGCAGGCCGCTGAAGCCATCATGAAGGCGAAGAAACCGATTCTCTACGTCGGTGGTGGCGTGGTGTTTTCGCAGGCGGCCAAGGAATTGTTGGAATTGGCGGAGATGACGCAGATCCCCGTCGACATGACGCTGATGGGCCTCGGGGCGTTCCCCGGTGAACATCCGTTGTCGATGGGCATGATGGGCATGCACGGAACGTACTGCGCCAATATGGCCGTCCATTATTCTGATCTGGTCATTGCAGTGGGGGCACGTTTCGATGATCGGGTGACGGGAAAGGTGTCGGAATTTTGCCCGTATGCCAAGGTGGTCCACATCGACATCGACCCGACCTCGATCCGGAAGAATATTCATGTCGACATCCCGATCGTGGGGGATTGCAACGCCGTGTTGCGGGAGTTGAACCAGATTCTCCGGGCCACGGTCAACGGGAGTCAGAAAGATCTGCGCAAGCCTTGGTGGGATCAGATCCGCGAATGGCAGCAGGCGCATCCGCTGGCCTATCAGCAAGAATCCGATGGTGCGATCAAGCCGCAGCATGTCGTCAAGCGCTTGTATGAATTGACCAAGGATCGGGATCCGATCGTGGCGACGGACGTGGGCCAGCATCAAATGTGGACCGCCCAGTACTTTAAATTGGCCAGGCCGAATCGTTGGTTGACGTCGGGTGGGTTGGGTACGATGGGTTTCGGTCTGCCGGCAGCAATGGGCGCGCAGGCGGCCTTCAGGGATCGACTGGTCCTCTGCGTGGCCGGCGACGGCAGCATTCAAATGAACATGCAGGAGATGGCGACGGCCGTGGTGTCGAAGTTGCCGGTCAAGGTCATTATTCTGAACAATCGGTTCCACGGCATGGTGCGTCAGTGGCAGGACCTGTTCTATGAAGGTCGGTATGCCTCGAGCTATCTGGAAACGACGCCGGATTTTGTGAAATTGGCTGAAGCCTATGGCGCGGTTGGGTTGCGCGCAAGCAAGGTAGGGGATCTCGACGCTGTCCTGAAGGAAGCCATCAGCACCGAGAAGCCGGTGATCGTGGATGTCCCGACCTATCCGTTCGAGAATTGTTATCCGATGATTCCAGCCGGCGGCTGCAATCATGAAATGATTCTCGAGGATCCGCCTGAGTTGAAGCAGCGCATGGCAGGTGGACCCAGTGCGGGGTCCGACGAAAGCAAAGACACTATCCTTACCGCGTAG
- the rnhC gene encoding ribonuclease HIII: protein MPGTTTLSSLNRIGIDESGKGDYFGPLVIAAVFVTPASEQDLALMQVRDSKKITDGRILEMAPDIRLLCPHSIVAIGPQRYNELYAKINNLNRLLAWGHARALENLLQQVDCDLAIADQFGDERLILAALQEKGKQIRLVQRTKAESDLAVAAASILARADFLLRLQRLSQEVHTTLPKGASAAVALAGRMVVKKHGRDRLGTVAKLHFKTTQQVLAEG, encoded by the coding sequence GTGCCTGGCACTACCACACTCTCCTCTCTAAATCGCATCGGCATCGACGAATCCGGCAAGGGCGACTACTTCGGCCCGCTGGTGATTGCCGCCGTCTTCGTCACCCCGGCATCGGAACAGGACCTGGCCCTCATGCAGGTACGCGACAGTAAAAAAATTACGGATGGACGGATTCTGGAAATGGCGCCGGACATCCGACTGCTTTGTCCGCACAGCATCGTCGCCATCGGGCCACAGCGCTACAACGAGCTCTACGCCAAGATCAACAACCTCAATCGACTCTTAGCTTGGGGCCACGCGCGAGCGTTGGAAAATTTGCTGCAGCAGGTCGACTGCGACCTTGCGATTGCGGATCAATTCGGGGATGAACGGTTGATTCTCGCAGCGCTACAAGAGAAAGGGAAACAGATTCGGTTGGTGCAACGGACAAAAGCGGAGTCCGATCTCGCGGTCGCAGCGGCGTCCATTCTTGCCCGGGCGGACTTTCTGCTGCGACTTCAGCGACTCTCCCAGGAGGTGCATACCACCTTGCCGAAGGGCGCCTCAGCAGCAGTAGCGTTGGCCGGACGCATGGTCGTAAAGAAACACGGACGGGACCGATTGGGAACCGTCGCCAAACTGCACTTCAAGACGACGCAACAGGTACTGGCCGAGGGCTAA
- the rpoD gene encoding RNA polymerase sigma factor RpoD: protein MPKQELLGEVKKLINLGKEKGFLTYDDLNSTLPADVVSSDQFSTIMTMFGEMDIEIVESAETERTPKAADSDDTIEESEEADASEENEKEIDLTPGALSRTDDPVRLYLKEMGSVALLSREGEIEIAKRIEEGKKDIATVVYGLPMTLEFVLNLRDQLKNGKIDVREIVPVVETEEDFEEEAVEKDYEELRVKTLDSLNAVRKVSASLKDLYDKARHVGADPEKQKKLRKQIDTVRGQVVDKMESVNLHGVLKDRMTQRVRDLNLLFRQAEREVTSCQRRLGVGGEAGAELLRKLCRTHKDLLAVKRRTSLSEEVLQDIKKHYQAAKGRVRQLEEEEALVSSEEIKDAVKHLDVAEEKVKRGKAELVEANLRLVVSIAKKYTNRGLQFLDLIQEGNIGLMKAVDKFEYKRGYKFSTYATWWIRQAITRAIADQARTIRIPVHMIETINKLIRTSRHLVQKLGREPTPEEIAERMDLPLDKVRKILKIAREPISLETPIGEEEDSHLGDFIEDKKAVSPLEAAIRYDLQRQINGALETLTPREEKVLRKRFGIGEATDHTLEEVGQDFEVTRERIRQIEAKALRKLRHPSRSKKLRSFVESL, encoded by the coding sequence ATGCCGAAACAAGAATTACTCGGCGAGGTGAAGAAGCTCATTAATCTCGGCAAAGAGAAGGGCTTTCTCACGTACGACGATCTCAACAGCACACTGCCGGCAGATGTCGTTTCGTCCGACCAGTTCAGTACCATCATGACCATGTTCGGCGAGATGGACATCGAAATTGTGGAGTCCGCTGAAACTGAACGCACTCCGAAGGCCGCGGACAGCGACGACACCATCGAGGAAAGCGAAGAGGCGGATGCGTCGGAGGAGAACGAGAAAGAGATCGACCTCACCCCTGGGGCGCTCAGCCGTACCGACGACCCGGTCCGGCTCTACCTGAAAGAGATGGGCAGCGTGGCGCTGCTGAGCCGCGAGGGCGAGATCGAGATCGCCAAGCGTATTGAAGAGGGCAAGAAAGATATCGCAACCGTCGTCTACGGCTTGCCGATGACCCTGGAATTCGTCCTCAATCTGCGCGACCAACTCAAGAACGGCAAGATCGATGTGCGGGAGATTGTGCCGGTCGTTGAGACGGAAGAAGACTTTGAGGAAGAGGCCGTCGAAAAGGATTATGAGGAGCTGCGGGTCAAGACCCTGGATTCCTTGAACGCGGTTCGTAAAGTGTCGGCCTCGCTGAAGGACTTGTACGACAAGGCCCGTCACGTCGGTGCCGATCCCGAGAAGCAGAAGAAGCTCCGCAAGCAGATCGACACCGTTCGCGGACAGGTCGTGGACAAGATGGAATCCGTCAACCTGCATGGCGTCCTGAAAGATCGGATGACGCAGCGGGTCCGCGACCTCAATCTGCTGTTCCGCCAGGCAGAGCGCGAGGTGACGAGTTGCCAGCGCCGGTTGGGCGTCGGTGGTGAAGCGGGGGCTGAGTTGCTCCGCAAATTGTGTCGCACGCACAAAGATCTGTTGGCCGTCAAACGGAGAACCAGCCTGTCCGAAGAGGTGCTGCAAGACATCAAGAAGCACTATCAGGCGGCGAAAGGTCGAGTCCGCCAGTTGGAAGAGGAAGAGGCGCTGGTCTCTTCCGAGGAGATCAAGGATGCGGTCAAGCATCTGGACGTGGCGGAAGAAAAGGTCAAGCGCGGGAAGGCAGAGCTGGTGGAGGCGAATCTGCGTTTGGTCGTGAGTATCGCGAAAAAATACACGAATCGCGGGTTGCAGTTCCTGGATTTGATTCAAGAAGGCAATATCGGCTTGATGAAGGCGGTCGACAAGTTTGAATACAAGCGTGGCTACAAGTTCAGCACCTATGCGACCTGGTGGATTCGGCAGGCGATTACTCGCGCGATTGCCGACCAGGCACGAACCATCCGGATTCCGGTGCATATGATCGAGACGATCAACAAGCTGATTCGGACCTCCCGGCATCTGGTGCAAAAGCTTGGACGCGAACCGACGCCGGAAGAGATCGCGGAGCGGATGGATTTGCCGCTGGATAAGGTGCGGAAGATTCTGAAAATCGCCCGTGAGCCGATTTCCCTCGAAACTCCGATCGGCGAAGAAGAAGACAGCCATCTCGGCGACTTTATCGAGGACAAGAAAGCCGTCTCGCCGTTGGAAGCCGCCATTCGGTATGATTTGCAGCGCCAAATCAACGGCGCATTGGAAACGCTCACCCCTCGGGAAGAGAAGGTCCTGCGCAAGCGATTTGGTATCGGCGAAGCCACCGATCATACGCTGGAGGAAGTGGGGCAGGATTTTGAAGTGACGCGTGAGCGTATCCGGCAGATTGAGGCAAAAGCCCTGCGGAAGCTCAGGCATCCGAGCCGAAGTAAAAAGTTGCGCAGTTTTGTAGAAAGTCTCTAG
- a CDS encoding DNA primase gives MGQGLISDDVINQIRDRVDIAEIVGQHVALTRAGQNLKGLCPFHQEKSPSFTVSSSRQIFHCFGCGAGGNVYTFLMKLTGAAFPEIVRDLGRKVGVDVPESSGGYSTEARAQLGRLERLNAAAGAWYQRMLTEGEAGAQARAYLESRGIQSSTCTQFRIGYAPPEWDGLTKAMLKEGFTAADLVAAGLSIPRDQGGLQKAGASGHYDRFRSRVMFPIVDLRKRIVAFGGRVLGEGTPKYLNSPETPLFKKGHTLFALEAARDAAGQQQTLIIVEGYFDAVALHQAGIRHVAATLGTALTAEHIAVIRRFASNVVLLFDPDQAGVRAALRTLDLFVNSGLSVKVVSLPEGDDPDTYVRQYGAEGFAALHRAAPSLLDFAVEHSLRTAEAGTVEDRIRAVDAVLRILQKSAHPIEREERIRLVAERLGLSQQRLIDRYPALAAQDQRSPERERKAPAPAGPSKLKGNPEERDLAHLLVQGNLSAQDLGRLSPEAFSVPVYRRLIQCAMQHLGQDGRVSVRDLLDALIHDEECGTLMSELSMLEQHYDDVPAHIAGCLETLERRGRERTLGALIQELKAAERERRDDDVHRLNRLINDMRIRKAGLTPVALTSAVKE, from the coding sequence GTGGGCCAAGGCCTGATTTCGGACGACGTCATTAACCAAATCAGAGACCGAGTGGACATTGCGGAGATCGTGGGCCAACATGTGGCACTGACGCGGGCCGGGCAGAATCTCAAAGGCCTCTGTCCGTTCCATCAAGAGAAATCTCCCTCCTTCACCGTCAGTTCCTCGCGACAGATCTTTCATTGTTTCGGCTGCGGGGCCGGAGGCAATGTCTATACATTTCTCATGAAATTGACCGGAGCGGCCTTCCCCGAAATTGTGCGGGATCTGGGGCGGAAAGTTGGCGTGGATGTTCCGGAGTCGAGCGGGGGATATTCTACTGAGGCGCGCGCGCAACTGGGCCGACTGGAGCGTTTAAACGCCGCAGCGGGAGCCTGGTATCAGCGTATGTTGACCGAGGGCGAGGCGGGAGCTCAAGCGCGCGCTTATCTCGAAAGTCGTGGCATTCAGAGCAGTACGTGTACCCAGTTTAGAATTGGCTATGCCCCGCCCGAATGGGATGGATTGACCAAGGCCATGCTCAAAGAAGGGTTCACCGCTGCGGATCTTGTGGCCGCCGGCCTCTCCATTCCGCGTGATCAAGGCGGTTTGCAGAAGGCAGGGGCGTCCGGGCATTATGATCGATTCCGCTCTCGCGTGATGTTCCCGATCGTCGATTTGCGCAAGCGGATTGTGGCATTCGGCGGGCGTGTTCTTGGAGAAGGCACGCCGAAATATTTGAACTCGCCCGAGACGCCGTTATTCAAGAAGGGGCACACGTTGTTCGCCCTGGAGGCGGCTCGCGATGCGGCAGGGCAGCAGCAGACGCTGATCATCGTCGAAGGGTATTTCGATGCAGTCGCGCTGCATCAAGCCGGGATCCGCCATGTGGCGGCTACGCTAGGCACCGCCTTGACCGCTGAGCATATTGCGGTGATCCGACGGTTCGCGTCGAATGTCGTGCTGCTGTTCGATCCGGATCAGGCGGGGGTGAGAGCCGCTCTGCGGACCTTGGATTTGTTCGTCAACAGCGGCCTCAGTGTGAAGGTCGTGTCGCTGCCGGAAGGCGACGATCCTGATACCTATGTCCGACAGTATGGCGCCGAGGGCTTTGCGGCATTGCATCGCGCGGCACCCAGTCTGCTGGATTTTGCGGTGGAGCACAGTCTGCGCACGGCGGAAGCGGGCACGGTCGAAGATCGGATTCGAGCTGTCGATGCGGTGTTGCGCATTCTCCAGAAAAGTGCGCATCCCATCGAGCGGGAAGAGCGAATTCGTCTGGTGGCCGAACGATTGGGGCTGAGTCAGCAACGACTGATCGATCGGTATCCCGCCTTGGCGGCTCAGGATCAGCGAAGTCCCGAACGGGAGCGGAAGGCTCCTGCCCCGGCCGGACCCTCGAAGTTGAAAGGGAATCCCGAGGAGCGTGATTTGGCTCACTTGCTCGTGCAGGGCAATTTATCGGCTCAAGATCTGGGACGATTATCGCCGGAGGCGTTTTCGGTGCCGGTCTATCGTCGGTTGATTCAGTGCGCCATGCAGCATCTTGGGCAAGATGGGCGGGTGTCGGTGCGGGATTTGCTGGACGCGCTCATTCACGATGAGGAGTGCGGCACGCTGATGTCTGAACTGTCGATGCTGGAGCAACATTATGATGATGTCCCGGCGCATATCGCCGGGTGTTTGGAAACGCTGGAGCGACGAGGCCGGGAACGAACCTTGGGGGCCTTGATTCAGGAGTTGAAAGCCGCGGAACGCGAGCGGCGGGACGATGATGTGCATCGCCTGAACAGATTGATTAACGATATGCGGATTCGGAAGGCCGGCTTGACGCCGGTTGCGCTGACGTCTGCGGTGAAGGAGTAG